Within Pseudomonadota bacterium, the genomic segment GACGCTGGGCTTTGGTAAAGCAGCGTCTTTGGTTCTTGCAGGTTATTTTATGATAAAGATTATCGGGATAGCCGGAGGAAACAACTGGAATCTGCTTGGAACCTCGTATGGACTCTGGTTTCTTGTCGAATTGTTGGGGTTTGTTGCTTTGCCGTCATTTTTATATGCAGTTGGAGTTCGCAATAAAGATTTAACACTTATTAAATGGACTGCTGTATGGACGGTGCTTGGCGTTGTTATCAACCGTCTTAATGTTTCTCTTATAGCATTTAACTGGCAGCTTCCTTCCAGCCAAAGATATTTTCCAAGCTGGATGGAAATAGCTATTTCTGTTTTTGTAGTAACTGTCGGTATTGTTGTTTTCAGATTTATCGTAACAAGAATGCCTGTTTTTTATGAACATCCGGATTACAAAGATAAGCACTAATACTATGTAGAAAGGCAGGAATTTTATGGAAACTATATTTTATACCTATCAGGATTTTTATACACATACCAAAGGAGTTAGCTATCTTCTGATGATTGCTGCCCTGATCGGCATTGCTTTGTTCTGGAATTTTCTGACCGGAAAAGATGACGAGAAAAAAAAGAAACCATAAAGGGAATCTGACATATGTTTTACAATATTGTGCTGTATATTTCTCTTACAGTCTTTGGAATCGGTCTGATTTATAAAATTTGCAGCTGGTTTCGTTTCAGTATCGGAATCAATAGCCAAACTATTACGGCATCGGAAAGATTTACGACTGCTTTGAAAGGGCTATTATCTGTCATATTCAGTCAAAAGCTTTTGACGCTGATCAGGGCTTTTGTCGTGGATGTGCTTTTTCAGATGCGGATACTAAAAGAAGACAAGCTTCGCTGGATCATGCATATGCTCATTTATACCGGTTTTATGTTTCTGCTGTTTATGCATGCTCTTGATAGAATCATAAAGACATCGCTTTTTGACAAGTATTATCTGGCGCTCAACCCCTTTTTGCTTTTTTTCGGATTTATGTTGATTTCAGGTATAGCAATCGCTATTTTTCGACGTTTTGTTTTGAAAGTACCGCGCCTTAAAACCAATGGCATGGATTACTATGTCATCATTATATTGTCAATCGTACTGCTTACCGGCATCACATTGGAATCTACCAAACTCACATCGTATAACCACTATCAGAAGATCTGGTATATACATATTCTTGCATGTTTTTTTGGGCTTGCTTATCTGCCGTTCAGCAAAATGTTCCATATATTTACTACCCCGGTAAGCCTGCTGGCAAATGCCGTCATGGATAATAATTCCGATCCGGCCAATATCATGACCCGCCAGGTAATGGAACTGGATGCATGCATGCATTGCGGAACATGCAGTTACCGGTGTTCTGTTGCGGTTGCTTTTGACAGTATAGGAAATGAAAATATACTGCCTTCTGAAAGAATGGTGTTTCTGAAGAACTATATTACCCGAAAGGATATCGGCGCACGGGGTCTTGCAGCTATTCAACAGGGCATATATCTTTGCACCAATTGTGATCGTTGTACGGTTGTTTGTCCCGCAGGCATTAATCTGCGGGATCTGTGGTATAACGTCAGAGAAGAAATGATTCAACGCGGTCATAGTGTTCCTCTGATGCTGACGCCTTTTTCTTATTGCCGGGGGCTTAAGCAGCAGGAACTTGATCCAAAACAGTATGATATGCCGTTAGAGAAAGCGCAAAAAGCTTTAACAGATCAGTTTGATCTTCTAAACAAAACCGAAGAAGTCATCCCATTGATATCTGAAAACAAAGAATTTAATAAAACAGCCGGCCTTTCCGTACGCGCCGGCACCTATTCTTATTGTTTTACATGTGAAAATTGTTCGACGGTTTGCCCTGTGGTCGAAAATTACAAAGATCCGCAAAATCACCTTGATCTGCTGCCCCATCAGATAATACGTTCCTTAGTTTTTGGTCTCAAAGACCTGGCGTTGGGTTCAAGAATGCTGTGGTATTGTTTAACCTGCTATCAGTGTCAGGAGCACTGTCCCCAGGGTGTGAAAGTGACGGATATATTTTATGAGCTTAAAAACCTTGCCGTAAAAGAGGCAAACCGTTCTTCAGACGGAACCGTTTCTGAGAAACGTGCCGGCAAATAAGGATTCGATGATGAAATTTGCATTATTTATTGGATGTAATATTCCTGTCAGAGTTCAGCAGTATGAACTCTCCGCTAGAGCTGTGCTGGGTAAACTCGGCGTTGAAGTTGTTGATATTCGTGAATTCAAATGCTGCGGCAATCCTATGCGAAATACAGACAACAGGACTTTTGTGCTGATGGCCGCCAGGAACCTTGCTTTAGCTGAAAAACAGGGTTTGGATATGATGGTGCTTTGCAAATGCTGTTTCGGCAGCCTGAAAAAAGCCTTACACCTGATGAAGCAGCAGCCTGAACTTAAAGAAGAAGTTAATGTGTTTCTGGCCGAAGAAGGCTTAAATTATTCGGGAACGGTTAAAATAAAGCATTTTCTTTCCGTTCTTTATCATGACATCGGTGTAAATGCCCTGAAAGAGAAAGTAACCAGAACATTTAAAAGCATTAAAATTGCACCTCATTACGGATGTCATGCCTTAAGACCCAGTGATGTCACAGAGTTTGATGATCCGGTTGCCCCCGTTTTGTTTGACGAACTGGTAACCGCCACAGGCGCCCAAAGCATCGACTGGCCGTTAAAGCTTGAATGCTGCGGTTCTCCGCTTATAGGTGTTAATAACAGTCTTTCCATGGATTTAACCAGGAAAAAACTTGCTGATGGTAAACGGGCCGGCGCTGACTATCTGTGTGTTGCCTGTCCGTTTTGTCAGATGCAATTCGGCAGGGTTCAAAAAATGATGACAGCTTCAAGTGATATGGACAAATGCCTTTTAAGCATCGTATACCCACAGCTTCTCGGACTTGCTATGGGTATCGGAGTGAATGAATTGGGGATTAACATGAATATACTTGATATCAGCAGTATTGAATCCTTTTTGTTGTAGGAGAAAAAATGTCCCAAAAAGAAATTGGCGCTGTGATGGTAGTTGGTGGCGGCATTGCCGGCATGCAGGCGGCTCTGGATGCGGCCGATTCCGGTTATTATGTTTATCTTGTTGAGAGATCGTCTTCCATTGGCGGGCTGATGCCGCAATTTGATAAAACCTTTCCTACCAATGATTGCGCCATGTGCATCGTCTCGCCCAAACTGGTCGAGGTCGGCCGGCACATAAATATAGAGTTACTGACATTATCGGAAGTTCTAAACATATCAGGTGACAAAGGCAACTTTGAGGTATCTCTGAAGCAGTTTCCCCGTTATGTTGATATGGATAAATGTATCGCCTGCGGGCTGTGTGCGGAAAAGTGCCCAAAAAAAGTTATAAATATTTACGATGGCTCCTTAAGTAAACGCAAGGCCATCTATGTTAAATATGCTCAGGCAGTTCCCCTGAAATACGCCATTGATCCCGATAATTGCCTTTTTTTAACCAAGGGGAAATGCAAGGCTTGTGAAAAATTTTGCCCTGCCGATGCCATCAATTATGATGATCAACCCAAAGATATGACACTCAATGTGGGAGCGATTATCCTGTCAGGCGGCTGTGAAACTTATGACCCGAAGCACCATGATGTCTACGGTTACACAAAATCTTCCAACATCGTCACTAGTCTGGAATTTGAACGGATACTTTCGGCGTCGGGA encodes:
- a CDS encoding 4Fe-4S dicluster domain-containing protein, yielding MFYNIVLYISLTVFGIGLIYKICSWFRFSIGINSQTITASERFTTALKGLLSVIFSQKLLTLIRAFVVDVLFQMRILKEDKLRWIMHMLIYTGFMFLLFMHALDRIIKTSLFDKYYLALNPFLLFFGFMLISGIAIAIFRRFVLKVPRLKTNGMDYYVIIILSIVLLTGITLESTKLTSYNHYQKIWYIHILACFFGLAYLPFSKMFHIFTTPVSLLANAVMDNNSDPANIMTRQVMELDACMHCGTCSYRCSVAVAFDSIGNENILPSERMVFLKNYITRKDIGARGLAAIQQGIYLCTNCDRCTVVCPAGINLRDLWYNVREEMIQRGHSVPLMLTPFSYCRGLKQQELDPKQYDMPLEKAQKALTDQFDLLNKTEEVIPLISENKEFNKTAGLSVRAGTYSYCFTCENCSTVCPVVENYKDPQNHLDLLPHQIIRSLVFGLKDLALGSRMLWYCLTCYQCQEHCPQGVKVTDIFYELKNLAVKEANRSSDGTVSEKRAGK
- a CDS encoding CoB--CoM heterodisulfide reductase iron-sulfur subunit B family protein, whose product is MKFALFIGCNIPVRVQQYELSARAVLGKLGVEVVDIREFKCCGNPMRNTDNRTFVLMAARNLALAEKQGLDMMVLCKCCFGSLKKALHLMKQQPELKEEVNVFLAEEGLNYSGTVKIKHFLSVLYHDIGVNALKEKVTRTFKSIKIAPHYGCHALRPSDVTEFDDPVAPVLFDELVTATGAQSIDWPLKLECCGSPLIGVNNSLSMDLTRKKLADGKRAGADYLCVACPFCQMQFGRVQKMMTASSDMDKCLLSIVYPQLLGLAMGIGVNELGINMNILDISSIESFLL